In a single window of the Acidimicrobiia bacterium genome:
- a CDS encoding FAD-dependent oxidoreductase has protein sequence MTLPGQTEYDVIVVGDGMGGATAAIVAARLGADTLLLSPIGYLGGQAGSAGVSTMDEGGNRYVLRRAGIYRELGNYVQFK, from the coding sequence ATGACGTTGCCGGGTCAGACCGAGTACGACGTGATCGTGGTGGGCGACGGAATGGGCGGTGCGACGGCCGCCATCGTCGCCGCCAGACTGGGCGCCGACACTTTGCTTCTCTCCCCGATCGGCTACTTGGGTGGCCAAGCAGGGTCGGCCGGAGTTTCAACTATGGACGAAGGTGGCAACCGCTACGTGTTGCGACGGGCCGGCATCTACCGGGAACTGGGCAACTATGTCCAATTCAAAT